The sequence TTTCTCTAAACTCCTTAAGTTGCTCAGCCCCCATGAACAATGTGCCTTGCCCGTCGGCGTCCGTGAGAACCAAGCTCATCAGTGTCGGGTGGTCCTTAATAATCGGTCGGAGAAGATAATGCCTCGTGGAAGCAGCAATTAGGGAACTGATCGTCCACACGACTCGCAGTTTTAGCCCTCCGTTAGTGTAAAACGATTCGGGTATGCTTCCATTGTCTTCCGACGAAGCTTCTTGCTCCGAGCTGCCTGATTTAGGGCTTACTCGGGTTCCGCCCAAGATCACGCAGTTTTGGAGCGTGCTCCCAAATTCGGCCCTCCATTTCAACAGAACTCCTTCCTCAGTCCCGACATCTCCGGCAGGGAGCTCGATTCGGAGGTTCCGGACATGGGTGAAGTTCCTGAGCACTTGGGCGGGGGAATGGTGGGAGAGCTGGGGGAAGAGGGGCTTGCTCCCCCCATTGGGTCCGCGGAGGTGGTGGAACGGCTTTAGGAGTGTGAAAGCCATCAGCTTTAAGAAGTGCGAGAAGAGGTTCCGGGGTTTCGGGGTGGAAGAGTTCAGGGCTTCGTCGGAATCACCGTCGACGGTCACAACACGATCGATCTTTATGTAGATATCGTGGACGAGAGGGGCGAGGACGTTGAACCGCTTCGAGACGGCCAAGCAGCGGCCGAGGGAGCGAACGTCCGCGAGCTTGTTGAGGATGAGGAGGATTAGAGAGTCGGGTAGGCGGTCGAATTGGTCCATTTCAAGAGATGGATCGGCGTGGATTCGAGCTTTGgggtgcatttttttttattttttatttttttgaagaatCTAAGTATTCCTCCTTTTCTCCTACAATAAATTCCTAGATAGGAATTTTTGAACTCAAAATTGAACAACCaagaactaaaaattaaaaatggtgGCTAATTTCCTAAAAACTCTTCCACTGATCCAATGATCTGAGAAAACAATCCAAGGAGAAGCAATGCATTAATGGACCAAATCTAAACATATTCCACTTGAATTAGATGAAAAGGTAAGAAATTGATGGAGTAAATtgatgagagaaaaaaagatactTAAACCGATCATTCATCACAAGAAGTAGTTGCAAGAAAAATTAGGATCTACATACGAAATATAACAccaaaaaaataggaaaaatttATCCACAAATGCATACGATTCCTCTAAATGACGAACATaatcctcaaatcaaaaaaattaatgagcAAAAGATCAGTAAATTTTCACCAAAGTTACTAAAATAAGCAACTTTTAGCTCAAAAATTTAGCTGTAATCAAAGTAAAACAAAACCTAGCTCAAAATCgaattaaaaatatgatttaccTTTTACAGATCTAGCACGGCAACTGAGGCACCTGAATCATATAAccctaccaaaatccaaaccaagACGCTGCAAAATCCGACCTTTCTCCACCTCCCGACCAGATCAGATCACTTCGAGCTCAAACCAGtaacaaaaccctaaatccgGCCCCGAAATCGGGCGAAATTCGAGGGAATCTCCACCGCCGAGCGACTCCACGCACGGGCGATTCCAAGAGGGAGAATCTGATAGAGAGATTGGGGGATTTGATGACGAATTAGGGTTGCGGATTTGGGgatttctcttctcctctctctctctctctctctctcttgtttagAACGAAGTAAGAAGCAGCTCCTCCCCTCACGCGCTTTATGCTGTTTACTAGTGAGCACGGAGGGAGATAACGGAGCAAACGGCGCCGTTAAGTACACGTCAGCATTCGGAGATTTAGATTCTTTGTAGAGATATTATTGCGTGCGCCCGGTGTATGAGCATATTTCACACACCGCCCTTTAAAATTCTAGGGATTgaacaaacttcaaataccaacctgtggtttcatactttttcactttagtacatatagtttaaagtgtattaatttaatacctatgattttgtacttttttactttagtaccctaaagtttaaagtgcatcaatttagtaccttgtggttttattttgttcttttcgtcgacttctgttaatattttgttaaattatatagaaaaaacttcagataccctatctaggtttattcgaatatttattttagcacCCGTTAGtcttaactttgtcactgagttttttttccctccgttaatatttcgttaaattatatacaaaaaacttccgATACCctacttaggtttatcgaatattcactttaatgctctttaattttaactttgtcactgatttaatgaaaaaaattagtaaaatagataataaaaagagaaaaataaaaccgcatggtactaacttgatacactttaaatcacagggtactaaaataagaaatacaAAACCATAgggactaacttgatacactttaagccgcaggatactaaagtgagaaagtgtgaaaccacagagggatatttgaagtttatccaaaatTCTATCATAGAAGCTTTAAAATTAGAATCTAAATCATTGGATGTATGTTTACTTCTACTTGGAGGGATAAATACGAGGCTTCTACATAATTAGCAGTAAATAGAAGAgcatttatgaaattaattctaaaataaaggctaaatattaatttgctcCCTTgtgatttagcatattttttactATGTTATCTTGTAGTTAAAAAAGTATTATCTAattgttttgttattttatttttattttactataaaaatatatcgtTAAATAgggtagatttttaaaaaattttactttacgaTCACGTGgctaaaaattttttctttgaacaaaataaataaaattataaaataattaaacataattttttgaaccacAATAAAAATAGGTTTAAACTACACGTAcagacaaattaaaatttaccctaaaataaaaataggtaaCGCCGTTAGATAGGTAACGGCGTGGGGGGTTAGGACAAGTGGCCAATTGTTGTATGGTGGATGGAAAATAAGTgtgatattttctttcttactcTGTAGTAataattagggttaattttatacaaataccTACAAACATAATTTTctacaaacataataaattgtaaatatttttctatgaaattcaattttcatatattgtactttcgaaaattctaaatatgtctctctggttttgttactgttaaaatactgtttattttataagtgaaatgatattttttacaATCACAATtatatctctctaaaaatcctAACTGCTATTCAAAGAgaggtaaaaaggtcaattcacctcattaaccaACTAGAGTTAAGTCTTTAATTtatggttaattaaatttttttaacaaattttaacgacagagatatattttaaaatattaggactttgcAGGaacattatataaaaattaaaatttattgaaatatatttgtaatttactatatttgcaggaacctTTATGCAACTAACCCTAATAAATATCACGGGTTTTTTTGTGGACATGGGAATTTGAGAAAAGATGcgagtataaattttaaaactcaaaaaatGTATCTTTATACTTTGCCCTTATTTCAATTTTGTTGgcaaattttaatagaaagattttttttccttttttttttagatttgctgctttagaattttaaaataaaatttttggaaattgtgaaagaaaaaaaaaacaaattatttcaTTATTGCAGCTTTAGAATTATAgaataatttcttattttattgaCCAAAAAAATATACCGAAAGAATTCAcgttgaaataatttta is a genomic window of Ananas comosus cultivar F153 linkage group 13, ASM154086v1, whole genome shotgun sequence containing:
- the LOC109719486 gene encoding F-box protein At4g18380-like, with product MHPKARIHADPSLEMDQFDRLPDSLILLILNKLADVRSLGRCLAVSKRFNVLAPLVHDIYIKIDRVVTVDGDSDEALNSSTPKPRNLFSHFLKLMAFTLLKPFHHLRGPNGGSKPLFPQLSHHSPAQVLRNFTHVRNLRIELPAGDVGTEEGVLLKWRAEFGSTLQNCVILGGTRVSPKSGSSEQEASSEDNGSIPESFYTNGGLKLRVVWTISSLIAASTRHYLLRPIIKDHPTLMSLVLTDADGQGTLFMGAEQLKEFRENQLAASASSNRTQVPASNMKLRYAPYLDLPEGMGLQGATLVAIKPSPEGCSGSIHTSRKETDAFVSGAFDGPFKVAAKALMKRRTYLLEMNGF